A single Xenopus laevis strain J_2021 chromosome 3S, Xenopus_laevis_v10.1, whole genome shotgun sequence DNA region contains:
- the duoxa1.S gene encoding dual oxidase maturation factor 1-like isoform X1, protein MQANIFPFYPQSRTPFKFDTKIIEIIIICIVTACTFIIIFPGIRGKSRSIWLLRTLSSLFIGSVILAVNFTSDWEMGTITATTVYKSFSHSMLNASIGLWIGLKGVNITLIGNPEYQLNETINYNEEFAWASANQFDNNYKDGLERGLPYPILYVAEKFTFNSPCGLFYQYCISTYYSSGLMWVAFCSWILYNVLFSMPVILYGICMLFVTAVCMLVSLISFTSVRPVCKIQFGNSILKTHFGVSYWLSLITGLLCLIISVALLFLYKKQPKVLRLIFGYGEEEDLSNKSENEEEHNSALSLNEML, encoded by the exons ATGCAGGCCAACATCTTCCCATTCTATCCTCAGTCCAGGACACCCTTCAAGTTTGACACCAAAATCATTGAAATAATTATAATCTGCATTGTCACAGCCTGTACTTTTATCATAATATTTCCTGGAATCAGAGGAAAATCA AGATCAATTTGGCTTTTGAGAACATTATCAAGTCTATTTATTGGCTCTGTAATTTTAG CTGTTAATTTCACTAGTGACTGGGAGATGGGAACCATCACTGCTACAACTGTATACAAGTCTTTCAGCCATTCCATGTTAAATGCCAGCATTGGACTCTGGATTGGCCTAAAAGGGGTAAACATCACTCTCATAG GAAACCCTGAGTACCAACTTAATGAGACCATAAATTACAATGAGGAATTTGCCTGGGCTTCTGCAAACCAGTTTGACAATAATTATAAAGATGGCTTAGAAAGAGGACTACCATACCCAATTTTATatgttgctgaaaaattcaccTTTAACAGCCCATGTGGACTTTTTTATCAGTACTGCATTTCAACATATTATTCATCAGGACTAATGTG GGTGGCATTCTGTTCATGGATTCTATACAATGTGCTCTTCTCCATGCCAGTTATTCTGTATGGTATCTGCATGCTGTTTGTAACTGCCGTCTGCATGTTAGTTTCCTTGATATCATTTACCAGTGTGAGACCGGTGTGTAAGATTCAGTTTGGAAATTCTATTCTGAAAACTCACTTTGGGGTTTCCTATTGGTTGAGTTTAATAACAG GACTACTTTGCCTCATCATTAGCGTGGCActtctatttttatataaaaaacagcCAAAGGTTCTCCGGCTTATCTTTGGCTATGGTGAAGAAGAGGACCTctcaaataaatcagaaaatGAAGAGGAACACAATTCAGCCTTAAGCTTAAATGAGATGCTATGA
- the duoxa1.S gene encoding dual oxidase maturation factor 1-like isoform X2: protein MQANIFPFYPQSRTPFKFDTKIIEIIIICIVTACTFIIIFPGIRGKSRSIWLLRTLSSLFIGSVILGNPEYQLNETINYNEEFAWASANQFDNNYKDGLERGLPYPILYVAEKFTFNSPCGLFYQYCISTYYSSGLMWVAFCSWILYNVLFSMPVILYGICMLFVTAVCMLVSLISFTSVRPVCKIQFGNSILKTHFGVSYWLSLITGLLCLIISVALLFLYKKQPKVLRLIFGYGEEEDLSNKSENEEEHNSALSLNEML from the exons ATGCAGGCCAACATCTTCCCATTCTATCCTCAGTCCAGGACACCCTTCAAGTTTGACACCAAAATCATTGAAATAATTATAATCTGCATTGTCACAGCCTGTACTTTTATCATAATATTTCCTGGAATCAGAGGAAAATCA AGATCAATTTGGCTTTTGAGAACATTATCAAGTCTATTTATTGGCTCTGTAATTTTAG GAAACCCTGAGTACCAACTTAATGAGACCATAAATTACAATGAGGAATTTGCCTGGGCTTCTGCAAACCAGTTTGACAATAATTATAAAGATGGCTTAGAAAGAGGACTACCATACCCAATTTTATatgttgctgaaaaattcaccTTTAACAGCCCATGTGGACTTTTTTATCAGTACTGCATTTCAACATATTATTCATCAGGACTAATGTG GGTGGCATTCTGTTCATGGATTCTATACAATGTGCTCTTCTCCATGCCAGTTATTCTGTATGGTATCTGCATGCTGTTTGTAACTGCCGTCTGCATGTTAGTTTCCTTGATATCATTTACCAGTGTGAGACCGGTGTGTAAGATTCAGTTTGGAAATTCTATTCTGAAAACTCACTTTGGGGTTTCCTATTGGTTGAGTTTAATAACAG GACTACTTTGCCTCATCATTAGCGTGGCActtctatttttatataaaaaacagcCAAAGGTTCTCCGGCTTATCTTTGGCTATGGTGAAGAAGAGGACCTctcaaataaatcagaaaatGAAGAGGAACACAATTCAGCCTTAAGCTTAAATGAGATGCTATGA
- the LOC108712327 gene encoding dual oxidase maturation factor 1, with amino-acid sequence MTFYDGQYPFYSHERRQWVFNVQCIIIIIVFLVFALSFIVIFPGIRGRGRISWACRIITSLFIGAVIVAVNFTSDWEVGSVSATTTYKSFSNSVVNADIGLHVGLNGINITLKGNPIHQINETINYNEEFVWRFGSDYIEYYNDGLKKGLPNPILYVAEKFTQYNPCGMFAQYRISGHYASACMWVAFCSWVISNILFSMPSFIYGAYMTFVTSAFIIFSLISFSTVKNVSFCNIQFGTDVLQTEFGASFWLTLATGLLCFFIGITFIVLDRCVPEKLKAFFNTIEDDEEEYYQELYVNEYCRHPDV; translated from the exons atgactttttatgaTGGCCAGTATCCCTTTTATTCTCATGAAAGAAGACAATGGGTCTTTAATGTCCAGTGCATCATTATCATCATTGTCTTTCTGGTTTTTGCCCTGTCCTTTATCGTCATTTTTCCTGGAATTAGAGGTAGAGGG AGAATATCGTGGGCGTGCAGAATCATAACAAGCTTATTTATTGGAGCTGTAATTGTTG CTGTTAACTTTACCTCAGATTGGGAGGTGGGATCGGTGAGTGCAACAACTACATATAAATCCTTCAGTAATTCTGTTGTAAATGCTGATATTGGACTACACGTCGGGCTTAATGGCATTAATATTACTCTGAAAG GAAATCCTATTCATCAAATTAATGAAACAATAAACTACAATGAGGAGTTTGTTTGGCGTTTTGGGTCAGATTACATTGAATATTATAATGATGGACTTAAAAAAGGGCTCCCAAACCCCATTTTGTATGTGGCTGAAAAATTTACTCAGTATAACCCATGTGGGATGTTCGCCCAGTACAGAATATCTGGTCATTATGCATCAGCTTGCATGTG ggTGGCATTTTGCTCTTGGGTAATCAGCAATATCCTCTTTTCCATGCCGTCTTTCATATATGGAGCTTATATGACATTTGTGACATCAGCTTTTATTATCTTCTCACTAATTTCCTTCTCCACTGTTAAAAATGTCTCATTTTGTAATATTCAATTTGGAACTGATGTTCTGCAAACAGAATTTGGTGCTTCTTTTTGGCTGACTCTTGCAACAG gtcttcTCTGCTTTTTCATTGGGATAACATTTATTGTGCTGGATCGGTGTGTCCCTGAAAAACTGAAGGCTTTTTTTAACACTATTGAGGATGATGAAGAAGAATACTACCAAGAACTTTATGTTAATGAATATTGTCGTCACCCAGATGTATGA